A portion of the Enterobacter sp. SA187 genome contains these proteins:
- a CDS encoding YheU family protein has translation MIIPWQDLATETLDSLIESFVLREGTDYGEHERSLEQKVADVKRQLQTGEAVLVWSELHETVNIMPKKQFRE, from the coding sequence ATGATTATCCCCTGGCAGGATCTGGCAACAGAGACGCTCGACAGCCTGATCGAGAGCTTTGTCTTGCGTGAAGGCACCGATTATGGTGAACATGAGCGTTCACTTGAACAAAAGGTCGCCGACGTTAAGCGCCAGCTGCAAACCGGAGAAGCGGTGCTGGTGTGGTCTGAACTGCATGAAACGGTGAACATCATGCC